A stretch of Kaistella flava (ex Peng et al. 2021) DNA encodes these proteins:
- a CDS encoding F0F1 ATP synthase subunit B, whose protein sequence is MNINWFTVIAQIINFLILVWLLKRLLYKPILNAVNEREKKISDELKDADAQKAAAEKEQAGFKKKNEDFDNQKKELLDKAVADANAQKDQLIATAKTDAKALGLSLEKAFKEKHNQDQKDLAQNTQEQVFAITRKALTEIASVSLEAQSVDAFIKNLNSAKDEEKQKFIDAFKVNANAILVRSAFDLPDKQKSDITNAVNELLSTKTELQFKTAPELISGIELSTNGYKMSWSFSEYLTQLQKNISSDLKEKEPEPPEKKDHVDP, encoded by the coding sequence ATGAATATCAACTGGTTCACCGTAATTGCACAAATCATTAATTTCCTGATTCTGGTATGGTTGCTCAAGAGATTACTCTACAAACCCATCCTCAATGCTGTAAACGAACGGGAGAAAAAGATTAGTGATGAATTAAAAGATGCCGATGCTCAAAAAGCTGCGGCTGAAAAAGAACAGGCTGGTTTTAAAAAGAAAAATGAAGATTTTGATAATCAGAAAAAAGAGTTGCTGGATAAAGCGGTTGCCGATGCTAATGCGCAGAAGGATCAGTTGATAGCGACAGCAAAAACAGATGCTAAGGCTTTGGGTTTGTCTCTCGAAAAAGCCTTTAAAGAAAAGCACAATCAAGATCAAAAAGACCTCGCTCAAAATACGCAGGAACAGGTATTTGCTATTACCCGAAAAGCGCTGACAGAAATTGCTTCTGTTAGTTTAGAAGCACAATCTGTAGATGCTTTTATCAAAAATCTAAATTCGGCAAAAGATGAGGAAAAACAAAAGTTTATTGACGCTTTTAAAGTAAATGCAAATGCAATTCTGGTGAGAAGTGCATTTGATCTTCCCGACAAACAAAAGAGTGATATAACCAATGCCGTCAATGAATTGCTCAGCACAAAAACAGAATTGCAGTTTAAGACCGCACCCGAATTAATAAGCGGCATCGAACTTTCAACCAACGGCTATAAAATGTCGTGGAGCTTTTCAGAATATCTCACCCAATTACAAAAAAATATTTCATCAGATTTAAAAGAAAAGGAACCAGAACCTCCAGAAAAAAAAGATCATGTCGACCCTTGA
- a CDS encoding F0F1 ATP synthase subunit C — protein MDSITSIAIASIVTAGLTTSIGCMMPAISEGKAVASALGSIAQQPDAAPTITRTLFVGLAMIESTAIYCFVVSMILIFANPFWTHILAK, from the coding sequence ATGGACAGTATAACTTCAATCGCAATCGCATCGATAGTTACCGCAGGCTTAACAACATCCATTGGTTGTATGATGCCCGCAATAAGCGAAGGAAAAGCAGTGGCATCTGCGCTGGGTTCAATTGCGCAACAACCCGATGCCGCACCCACAATTACAAGAACATTATTTGTCGGATTAGCGATGATAGAATCTACAGCGATCTACTGCTTTGTAGTCTCGATGATACTCATTTTTGCCAATCCGTTTTGGACTCACATCTTAGCCAAATAG
- a CDS encoding F0F1 ATP synthase subunit A, with amino-acid sequence MKLSPDQTVFWQYGFVTVNLTLVTTWGIMILLVISATLITRKLKTDIKISRWQCFLEMIVTGINQQIEEVGLKKPEEYIGFIGTLFLFIGFSNICIVFPGYTPPTASLSTTTALALCVFLAVPFYGISKRGFLGYLKSFLQPTWLMLPFNIIGEVSRTLALAIRLFGNIMSGGMIVAILLSISPFIFPVLMKALGLLTGTVQAYIFSILATVYIAAAVRNENETTEKKVITPK; translated from the coding sequence ATGAAACTCAGTCCTGATCAAACGGTTTTTTGGCAGTATGGTTTTGTAACCGTCAATCTTACCCTCGTTACCACTTGGGGAATTATGATTTTGCTCGTTATTTCTGCAACATTAATCACCCGAAAACTAAAAACCGATATTAAGATTTCCCGTTGGCAATGTTTCTTAGAAATGATTGTCACCGGAATCAATCAGCAAATAGAGGAAGTAGGTTTAAAAAAACCGGAAGAATATATCGGATTTATTGGAACCTTATTTTTGTTTATCGGATTTTCTAATATCTGTATCGTTTTTCCAGGTTATACACCACCGACCGCCTCACTTTCTACAACGACTGCATTGGCATTATGTGTTTTTTTAGCCGTTCCGTTTTATGGAATTAGTAAACGTGGATTTTTGGGATATCTCAAATCATTTTTACAACCTACATGGTTGATGCTTCCTTTTAATATTATTGGTGAAGTTTCGCGTACGCTTGCTTTAGCCATAAGATTATTCGGTAACATCATGAGTGGTGGAATGATCGTCGCAATTTTACTCAGTATATCACCTTTTATTTTTCCTGTTTTAATGAAAGCGTTGGGTTTACTTACTGGTACCGTTCAGGCCTATATTTTCAGCATTTTGGCGACGGTCTATATTGCTGCCGCAGTTCGAAACGAAAATGAAACCACTGAAAAAAAAGTAATAACTCCTAAATAA